In Tachysurus fulvidraco isolate hzauxx_2018 chromosome 9, HZAU_PFXX_2.0, whole genome shotgun sequence, the sequence ATTTGTTCTCTTGTGGTCCTGAAACGTGAACTAACAATATAATGATCATAATTAACTACAAGGCTGACTTAAAAAAGTATACCTGTAACTGCCCTAGTTCTGACACCGATCATCTGACACGACGGACACTGATAGGCTCCATGAATCTACAGTCtgggctagaaagaaatcagatcCAGCCTCATTTCTTCAAAATctgcttttaaacatttttaagtaGTCAACAATTTAAAATAGATACCAAAAATGTTTGATAAGATATGAGGAGCTTTGCATCTGCTATTAGATTTCACCTGCTGTCCAGTCTATGTTCCCTTTCTACGAGAACTTCCCTTTAGCCATTTGTaaacaaaagagagaagaaaagaaagagaagagaaagttCCATTGTTTATATGATGCTCCAAAGGTAATTTGTGTCATTTCATCTTAAACCGGTCACGACGGTGCTGTGACACAAGCTGCGCAAACAGCACTTTGTGACCTCTGATGGAAACTCTGACGAACAAGACCAGATATGTTCACTAGCAGGCTTAAAAATGAGTGTGCTTGACATTTATGGATCCCATTGATCCATTTAAAGCTTTTAGCATGTTTGCACTGGAGATCCTGTCCATTATGATGCTTAAAAGCTGGACACATCAGTAGCAATAAAgctttgggggtttttttcaaCCTCACCATGTCCAAGTCACACccttatttataataattttaccTGAAATATTGTAGATTTACACCTGAAAACTGCTGCTGGAATCATTTACTCATACTGAACATCAGAACAATTTTTGACTTGATTATTAAAGAGCTGAAAAGAGTAATGATTTAAAATCTCACTATCCAGCATCACCCAGAAGTTCACTATTGAATCTGGTTCTTCTTGAGCTTTCCTGATCTGATGTAGTATGGATGTTTTACCCCATTTCTGAAGCTAAAATAAAAGTCTACTCTTTTCATTCATCGTTAGTAACGGCTTATTCCAGGAAAACTGAGCATGACAAGCTTTTGAGAGTACAACGAAATTGGTGGAAAGTCATTCAGACCATATGTGAGAAGATATAAAACTGAATAAGTTATAAAATTGCACACAATTAATAAATCTAAACAACAAACTTTGGACCCCGGAGCTGTGAAGCTCATGTTTGAGTAGTCCACATGCTAAACAACTGGCAAATTGGTGATCtaatggaaaaaacaacaactctgcAAGGAGATTTgtctatttaaaatatacaaactGGCCACAACGAGCCTACAGAACAGCTTCAATTTACTTTTGCTcataaaaccacctgcctaatgTTGAGTAGGTCTCCCTTttgccaccaaaacagctctgacccacCAAAGCATGATAGACTTCTAAAAATCTCAGGTTTACTGTGGAATCTGGCAGCAAATCCTTTTATGTCCTGCACGTTGTGAGGTGAGACCTCTATAGATTGGTCTAGTCCAGCACGTCCCTCAGTCAGATCTGAGGAATTTGGAGGCACTTTGAAagtctttgtcatgttcctgaaCAATGTTTGCGGTGTGGCAGGAAGCATTATCCGGCTGAAAGAGGACACTGGAATAAGGGAATACTGTTGCCATGACCTTGGTCTACAGCAACGTTTAGGTAGGTGAtgcaaagtaacatccacaggACTCGAGGTTTCCCAGTGGAACATCACACAGCCCAGAGCATTACATCGTATCGGTCAGCCTGtcttcttcccatagtgcatcctgttGCTATCTTTTCCCTAGGTAagcaataaacacatttatttgtttgaggTAGCTCTTTTATGTGGGATTGGACCAGATGAGCTAAGCTTCGCTTTCCAAGCACATCACTGAGGCTTGTGTGTCCATGACCCGGTCAGTAGTTCTAAGGATTTCCAGTTTTAGTAGGTTCTAAACCATTACACCTCAGGAACACCCCAAAAGACCCAGTCAcgtaaccctcaatttctcagatCCTCatgcttgcccatttttcctgcttccaacacatcaacctTAAGAACTAAGttttcacttgctgcctaatatatatataccccAGTGACTGATGACGGTGAATGACCTGTAAAAGTATTCGGTGAACCTTCGTGCCATTGTGGATGGAGGTACCACTTCCACCAGGATAGAAAGAGTTTCACAATCAGAATAATGTTGTAGTTTGCAGTGATGCTTCTCTTGAATGGGACAACTGAACCAAACCatgccaaaaaataaataaataaaagtctaccAACCGAAACGGTTTTGTTTCCATTAATTTGTCACAtatctgtataataaaataaacgtgTCTTTCACAAGAAATTTTGTTGACCAGACCCGAACATATACAGTGTAAACTTATGTATACACTCATAACTATAAGAGCAAGTTACAGAAGATTGTTAATTGAATAGCaagtaatttaataataaaccacATACGGACACAAGTATGACGCAATACAGTCATTAACGTACGAGTATTTAGGATCCAGTGTGAcgcatttacagaaaaataaacagaagttCCCGTCGTCCATTACTATCGATTTTACTCActttattatgtaattatattatatttattgcagACCAGTAAAGAATAGAAAAGAGCACTCATGACCCTCCATTTCAAACGCTTATATTTGTGTGAACTAAGGCAGATGTGCACTCTTGCATCTCAAATAGTTTTAATATTGAAAATGAGGTCCACTTACATGTGGTAACATTGTATAAAGCTCTGACAGGCACTGACTAGCAACGATTTAATGCCATGAGAGAagctaaattttttttgttgttgctttaaaaaaaaaaaaaaaaaaaaaatccagatgtATTTGGATAATTAGCCTACAAACAACAAACTGTTGTACCTTCTGTGGTGAAAAGCGCAAATGAAGTACAGACAGAACAGGACGTTAAACAGTTACTGTTTGGGCTTTGTGGAGAGGTCAGGACTGTTTGTGCCCTTCATGACGTCAACAAATGAATGCTTTAAACTCTCTAAACAGTGAGACAAAATCGTGAGAGGTCAAATTCACAAgtcagcaaaaaacaaacaaacaaacaaacaaaactgttcAGCATATatacatgttttctttaataCAAATGAAGTCTTCTTGCTCTTTTGTTaaggaaagagaaataaaaaacaaaacaaaacaaacaacaaaaaaaggaaacagtTGTTGTTACGGAGGAGTCGTCCAGCAGCGTACGATCATGACGAGTCCCCCGATTAGCTGTCAGTGTCATGGGGGTTTGGGGCGGCACCGACAGGACCGTTTCATAACAAGAGCTATAGCAGCATGGGGCTGGTTTTTTATTAACTGATTGGTGGGATGAGGTCGGCTGACTCTAAGGCGTCTCCAATGTCCAGGTCCTCGCAGACCTCTCCGACGTCCAGATCCTGCCCAGAGTTCCCCCTGTCCAGCTGTTGTTGGGACTGGATCTTTAGAATGAGTTCCTTGATTTCCTCACGTTTTGTCTTCATCCGTTGCTGTGGGAACCAGTCCAGTAAATTCATAGGGAGATGGAAGCTTGGCACAGGGTTCtttgaaaaagagaaaaaaaggagataTCTATATTTAGACAAGATATTTAGACAGATTCAGTATTCGCACTCTAAATCCTTAGCTTGCAGTTCGTTCCTGTTACGATAGGCTAATTTTCTGAAGTTTATTTATAGCGAATGGAGCTCTTGTACTTTGAGAGCGATGCTCACAAATAACAAATCGCaaacctcctttttttttttaaacctggctTCACTGAACGAGTGAGAGTCCTAAAATACTCGCtcctccattctgattggtcagatgatgGTTAATTTGGCCACAAGTTATAGAAAACATTCTCTATGCCTTAATCTTCCTTATTCATATCTGTCAGCTTCAGTGAGTTCCTTTGAAAtaagtaaattaattaaaaaaataaaataaaataaaaaaatcgcTGCTGTGTGTCCAGTCCATTCGCAATGCTCCCAGCAGGCAGGGTTTAGAAACACTTGGTCACAATGAAGCTCTTCCCCTTCATCTGCATGGTACATTTCTTTACCGGTCAGGGTTCAGCTCGGTCTCCTCAACCTAATCAATATCTTGCCAGTGCTACTGAAAAATAGGCTTTCAGTTACAAAACTACCTTCAAAATATAATGCTGATTTGATCACACTGTTATTGTCCAATATGACATGGTTTATGTCTCGCTGTACCTCAAAGAAGCTCTCGACGTATTGCAGCACATAGACGCCACAGTCGCTGAAATTGTCCTGTTGTGGCACCCGCGGGCTTGAGCCCTTCATCAAGTCCTTCCCAAAGCTCCTATGAGTGCTTTTCTTCACTTCCCACTCTACCTCCAGatacctggacacacacacacacacacacacaacacacacacacacagcagtcaaaTATCCTTCAAAGTAGAAAAAGTTCATCTCCACTgcggttttatttttctttgcatttgTTTATACAGAAACTGAACACAAAGTGTAAACGCGGTAACCTACTCTCGCAATGTCTTCACCACTGTAGATCTGGCAGGGCCTCGCAATGAGTCCATGATGAGGATACACGGTCTGAGAGAGGACCACATCACAATAATTAACCCTTGTGAGATCTTCATAAGGATGACAAGCTTCTCACATCTCCACTGCTCAGTTCATCTATCTGACATGGTACTAAAACTACTGACAAATTCACTTTGGTTTCTAATTTAAATAAAGGCTTTTCGATTACAAATAATCAGTGGCAGCTTAAATGTAGAATGTTATTTTTGAAATACATGTCAGAACGTCTTAGAGCTCGTACACGTCCCCCTTTTTGTCTAATAACAACGTCGCGTAAAGAAACACGACTCGAAGAAAGCTGATCTTTAGTCTCAgttaaaaagtacaaaatcttaaattagacatttcatttctttgttttaaagatTGCAGAGTTTCTATTAAAAATCCTATGATTTTCGATGCGCTTCCGACCCTCACTCCTAGTTAGTTATGCTTCCCCCTAGTGGCGATACAAAGTCATTGcacaaatcacaaaaaaaaaaaacatttgcccTTTAATATAGCTCAATTTTATACAGAAGAGTATAACCTAAGTATTACAGAGTTTAGTCTGCTTCccgtttcattttctttttcgcTTTATCATCTCCACTAATAAAATCAGTCTGACAGATCAAGCATGTTTTACATGTGGATGTTTTACTTGTATCTACAACACTGTACGCCGATCTACGCCAATGCTGTACATCTACATTAACACGATGCAGTTCCTGTGTTCAGTTGGCGTACTCACTGTTTGCAGATGGTAGGTTTAGATGCCCACTCCAGGCTCTCTGACGTCACAGTGTCGTCACCAAGGGCTCCGTCTTCGCTGCACTCGTCCTGAAAAGAGTAACGATACGAACGGTGAGACACGAAGCATATAAACTATACTCAGTCCATCCAGATCGTCACAAACTGTGTCTGCACTTTTCTgagatttttaaaattaaacagcGTTCGATAACTGAATAACAGCTTTACTTAAACATTGCAATGTAGTGCAAGTGGATTAACCAAAGTCAACACTGGGTGTTTGTATGAAAATAATGGGCTTCGGGAAATTAATCcacattgtgctgtgccttagAATGGATGTTTGAGTGGAATGCAATAATTTTTACGCAAATGAGACAAGAATCCACTTACATGAGAGGAGCTTTGGTCATCAGAGAAGGTGCCAGGATCTTCACtgctataacacacactgattcgtTGCAAACCatcttaaaataaatcaaagcaaataaataaattttttttaaaagtgtcactttttaaacagtaaaaactTTTGTCAAGAAATCCCGATTCTTCTGTAGCACTCACCTGTGAAATGAGACTGAACCTGTCCGTTGACCCTTTGGCTATGAGTGGTGCAGCTGTGCTCTGGGGCTCGGTGTAGGCAGGAAGATCCGCTCGAGTGGCTCGTGTCCTGTCTTTCAGCTTCAGTATTAACGTCCTCCGGATTGAAGGAGAGCGGCTCCGTGTGAGGCGAAGGCTCCTCCATGCCTCCGTCGTTTAACACGGAGCTCCCTAACTCCGATGGGGACGAAGCCTGGGCTTGAGAATGGGTCTGGGGCTGATAATGAGGATTGGGCTCCACACAGGGTCTCTCTAGACCTGGGAAGCAGATCACTGCGAGATACCAGTGAGCTCTGCTCGTAGGAAAGAGGAGAAACAATGAGGGAAATGGAGACGCGGAATAaatcggggttttttttttttccttctttccaacagcacttttcttttttattttgttgcctTTTCTTCTATAGCAACcgctatatattatatatatatatatacatatatataaaactaaaaaatggTGGGTTTCTGTATATAACTGCGGATACGGCTGTAGGTAAGTAATTgtttcattaatattaatattgtctCAGCGAGTTTATTCTCAccactgtcacctctggcttgctcattaggaatccGTTTATCCATTTTAATCTGTATTCAGAGTTGTTAAATTTCTGAAAAGCTGACGTAGAAGTAGAAAAACGATCGACTTTACACCGTATCACACCATGTAACTCGATTAAGCAAACGACGGCTTACGACTCGTTGATGGGAACGAAGATGAAGTCCTTCTGAAAAAGGTCCACGTGTCGTGTCCATGTTTTTACCCGATTGTGCTTCCTCTTCTGTATCCTAGGAACAATTACAACAGACACTTGGATTAATGCTTGGGTTGGACCAGAGTTACAAACCATGCGTGACCTGAGACGGTAGACCTTACGGTAGGTTTGTTGTGTCCGGTGcacttctcctttctctctggTTGAGTCTCTTGTAGAAGAAGGAGCTAAAAACGTGACTTCTGCATGCGTCGTCCTTTTTCAACTTCTCCATAAAGAGATATCTGTAAAAGCCCAGAGTGAGATCTTTTTCATCCTGTACGTGCTCCTTAATTTCCAGCTATGGATTAAAGGATCTTAAAAGCGCTAACGAGTGCATAATAAAGTCCATGGTCCTGATATTCGGCCTCGTGTTATTTAATGATAGATCCTTCCCATCTCTCATAACAAAACACCATGAAAACGAGGTCACGGTTGGAACCATTTGAGAAGCTCTGAATCCCCCAGCCTCATTTTTCTACCTTACAAACTTTCAGTAGAAAAAGTTACAGTTTTAGATAAGACTGTTTACTACAATAAAACactcactttaaataaaagtctATGATGACGTCGTTCAGAAACTCTCCGTCGTTTAAACAGTGAAGGTCTTCATTCGTCACAGAGATTCCGCCTTTAGCTGGAGGAGGGGGATACACGATTAACCTGGAAAAGAAGGGAGAGGGGAATAAAAACCCATTATACACCAGTGTAAAAACCCTAAAGCCTATTATGTATGCAGGACAGGCAACGCATGTAGCTGATGCATAGATTTTAAACAAGCTCAAGTTCTTCTGAATTTAAAGAAATGTGCAGAGCGGAACATTCTTTTCATACTTGATGATGGGGCCTGTGAACGTGGGCTGCAGCTCTGCCATATCCTCGTCGTCGTCTTCATCGTAGATCCCGTGGAGGGGAGCAGAAAATCGGGTCTGGACCGTCGTCTCTGTCGATGCAGCTGGGGTCGCTGTTACCGTGCTCGCCGTGGCTGCGTTTGCTGTCGCTGTGGTGACGGAGGCATTTGCTGTTGTCGCGGTCGTGGCGGGTGTCGGAGGGGACGGACCCGGTTTGGCTTTCTGAGCTTTTGCCTGGGGACAAGACTAGAGAACATGTCACCAGAAATCTTTTCCATACTGtataaagaaacaacaacaacaacaaaaaaaacctattCTGTAAAACAGATGGATGAGTCTTTACTAATTTAGGTTCGGAAAAGGATTCTAACGCTGCGTGTCTTTTCCCAGAATGTCTCAGTGCTCAACTACAAAGAATTGCTATGATCTCAAACCCATTCAGAAaacccctccctccctcacgcacatgttcctaataaagtgtcagTAGTAAAGGACGTAAAGGTGCCTATATTGAATACAAACACGCaccttttccttctcttttgaTGCTTTGTTATATTGAACCAGTCTAACGTTGGCTTCGTCGAAGGACAATCTAGCAGGGAATTGTGCGAGCTGGTTGTTTCGGCCGATCTCGACCAGGATGTCTTCTAAAATCACCTGCTCTTGCATCGACAGACCGTTCTCAAAAATCAACACTATGTatttctcatccaggtctgtagaggagaaaaaaaatatataaattgttaACACCGTTCGTGTCCAAACTTACTAACGGGTTTCTTTTACAAGCTAATAAACTCATCACGGGTAGCAAAAAGCTCCTAATTTTAGATCACGCAGACTGTGTTTAATGCTGGATGTAATTCATTATCATCGTGTGTGTAGAAATACTGCAGTCTCAAAACGTATTCAAAAATATACATGGACTTGATGAAGGCGTTTGCTGCCCTGAAGCTGCATAATGAATCCAGGAAGCACTTTGTGTAGCTGAAATGAGACGCTCACTTTCACTGCTGCAGTCGTACCACAGGCCGCCGCTCTCTTGGGACATCTTGAGCTGTGTGCGCAGGCGCTGACACTCGCTGTCGCTGGTCTGGAAAAAGAGGACAGGCAGCTTCCTGACGCAGCACCACTCGCAGCTCGTCAGCTCCGACGACCTGAGGCGCACTTTCTCCATCACGTCGATCTCCTGACCTGTACACGTGAATTTCTCGtgaacaaaaaaacccccactaGATTCCTGTTTTATTTCCTATTTGGCCAGGATCAAAACACACCCCTATAATAAAgaattaagctttttttttctctaatatTTATAACTAGCAACTCTTTTCAAAGGAATGACCTCCGTTTGCCGATCGCTTACCTTCGGTCTCGAGCTGTATGTATTCTACTGTGAACTGTGAGAAAGACAGGAAagacagaagaaagagagaaataagcATGTGCTGCTTTTTCATGTCATAaacactattcggacgggactagttttacgtggggacgtggagtaacgcaattttacctcaggacgtctgtaatattaattggccaattcgcacgggacaagacatctcagtaaaactagcagaaatgggaggggtaactcgctttacgcaccgcTGTAACCTccttgcttcctgtttcaagcgcctccatgcttgcaaaacgcgccaaaaactacttttaaacaggaaatgacggaattttaccgtacatatttacagcaggtctattcggacgggattagtattacctgaggtaatttttccggacatttttacagaaggtaaaagtcaccgtaatctttactgacattgtccgtaatgattaccgagatggcgcattcggacgggactaaaatcacggagaagctctggtaataattactttacacccacgtccccacgtaaaactagtcccgtctgAATAGTGCTTTACTCTCAGTCTCTTTATGCTACAGTGAACATCTGTCTTACtgcctaaataaataaataaataagagccAAATCGTAGCTGagatatttttttcccccttcattGTCTTAACATTTATACGATATAAACAAACTAGATTGCATATAGAGACATAAAGGGGTGTGTTTGCTGTAGATTTCTCTACCCGGGGTGTCGTGCTGTGAGCTACGTGCGGTGTTTGAGCAAATTAGTGATTATAtacatcagtgttttatttgtgtggtAGGTTTTACGTTATATGCGTTAATCTTACGATGACGGGTTTGGTGACCATCCTGCGAAGAGTTCCTATCCGTACGCTCCTGCACTCCAGAATAATGCTCTCCAACTTCTCCGTCTGACCCAATTTCCGCTTCTTCAACACAGGGTCTTCGCACAAGGCGTTTCGAAACTGCTGgaatattaaacaaaactgACTCGGAGATGATCGACACTCTACACACGCAAAGTACTAAGAGGAAAATATCCTCCAGAATTAAAACCATTATTATATACACCGGCTAACGAGCACGATCTTGCGCAAAACTGGACAAAACGGGGTCCTTACCGGATCTTTTAAGCGGTTCTTTCTGGGCACCATATTCCTGTGGTCCATGTCAGTAAAAAATTCGCATGCGTGCTCTTCGTGGTCTGTGACTTCTTTAACGGCAGCTTCCACTCTGCCACCAGAAGGTGCCGGCGAGGAGTGGGCGGAGTCAGCGGGCCTCGGAGAGACGCTGTCCAACCGGTTCACGCTGCCCGTGCTAGAACTGTCAGCCTCGTCGTCTTCGTCGCTGGACAGTAcgactgtaaataaacacagcatGTCAGCTGCAGATGCATCGTGGGGCTTTCTAGAGATTGTTAGATTTGATATAAACACGAATTATTTTGATGATGTGATGTACTGATTGACCAATTAATGGCTCCGCTCGAATGGACACAGTGCTGTTGAGTAAACAGCACTCACTTGGGTCGTTGAGTTCATGCTGCTTGGCGAGAGGCTGCCTCTTCCCCATGATTAGCTTAGCGCCGTTGTGAGGGAGCAGCAGACCTCCTCGGTTAATGCGTGCTGGTGGGTTCATGGCCATTTCGGCGTGAGCAGCGCGCGACCCTGAGGTCACGCCGTAGAAGCTCTTGCTGAGCTGAGTGATGCTAGGAGAGCCAGGAGAGGGAAGGGAGCGTTCAGGCACTCGAGGGGCAGGTGAGGAGGGGACAGCAGGCAGAAGGGGCACTTCAGTGGGCAGCGGGTTCCCGCAGCTTTCACATTTCGTGTGGTCTTCACTTCGCTGGCTGCACTTTCCGCATACGGTGAAGTACTCGTCCGGCTGCAATGACTGTCAGAGACACGGAGAGGAAAGGAATATTGCAGTTGTTCACTAGTGAAGACAGCGTGTCTCTGCTAAGACATGAGATTttcttacttattttatttatttatttattttttttaaacgcaCGAGAAAACTGTTGGAATCCTGTCAGAATCTGAATCCTGGCCGTGTCTGAGCAGTAAGATTTGATTTGACTTTTGGGGCATTTCAGAAAGGAACATGGACAAATGTTTGTCCAGAATATAACCTGTCTGGTAGAGCTGAACTTAAACatggtcacatacacaaagtgacacTGCTgcatccatttattattattattattattattattattaattctttgCGTAAACACACATGAATGTCTGGTTTATTGAAATTTCCCTTCAGCACTAAATCCTCAGTGACCTGCTTGACTTCCATCGCCGTACACTGTGAACACTGACCTGAATTAAACGCTCCTTACCTCTGCCTTGCCGATGCTTTCGAACATCGGCCGCCTCTTCGACTGGACGCATCTCTTTATGTTCGGAGTTTCAGAGTCTGAAGGACAGagagccagaaaaaaaaaaaaatgctatgaGCCAGGTTCTATAAATAGAAAATGACAGACACGGTTTAAGTTAAGGACACCAGCCGGCTATCTAATAAGAAGGCAAATTAGAAAATATTACTTTTCACATTTTCTATATACATCTGCCTAATAATTCTCACAACTGGCAGCATGAAGGTTAATAAAATCAGAAACACGTGATGACACAGCCTTTGAGTGTTTACTCAGTTTGCCAAAggaaatacattacattacccccccctccccctctctctgtgtaagAGGTATATTGCTGGCTTGCTCCTAGTGCCAAATCTGTCACGGTATCAGAATAATAAGCAGGCTCCTCGGTCTTCCAGAGCACACTGTAGAAAAGAAAGCCATTTCCCTAAATCAAGGTTAACCCGTTGTACAAAACACTAATGTTTTCTTCCCTCCATATCATTCTATAAAGAGTAAAGGGTACACTGCATGTACCACAAGTTTAATAGTGGGcaaaaggagggagggagagagagagagagaagagggaaaaaaaaaaaaaaaaaaacgacataCAGGTTCTTAAATCAGCCGTTTACACATAATCTCGTGCGTCTAACATGCTGAAAATGAGACGCGGTAGGAGGCGAACGGTCTGAAAGCATCCGTCGTGACTCACTGCTTCGAAAGGTTATCCAACTGCCCGTGTCTAGACCATTTGTGTGTTCTACTCACACATTGCCAAGGGAACAGGCTGTATCTTTTAAAAAATCACCCAAGGACTGAGATACTGTCCgtctcccttttttctttttctagctCCGCTCTTCTCGTTCCTGTCCCTCAGAGGAGACGCAGATTAATCAGAGGCCAATGATCCGCTCTGGATATACGCTGACACGCACACCACCATAGAGCTCGGACTCGtttggcgcacacacacatcgccACAGGCTGTGCGGTCTTAcatagcgcacacacactctgttcctttctttattctctcagtcgTGTACCGTGTGCCTGAGACGCACAGGCCGTTCTCATCAAAAACGGAGACGAAATGAAGGGAGGAAGAAC encodes:
- the senp6a gene encoding sentrin-specific protease 6 isoform X10, with amino-acid sequence MHHYFPALDRSEASRDGGFKHSWSFSLSADREEERRNEPSLVTMDQVGGRQDLSPDGVKDAPPLRHFDPMEPIKTYERRNHFKSGNRTGMGKSSEAQHALAISPLPNRTNYLIMSSVPPQGVVVQGRLFQHAHLPSSVRKPVQRSDFTTQRAELDKIILTCPELSDSETPNIKRCVQSKRRPMFESIGKAESLQPDEYFTVCGKCSQRSEDHTKCESCGNPLPTEVPLLPAVPSSPAPRVPERSLPSPGSPSITQLSKSFYGVTSGSRAAHAEMAMNPPARINRGGLLLPHNGAKLIMGKRQPLAKQHELNDPSECCLLNSTVSIRAEPLIVVLSSDEDDEADSSSTGSVNRLDSVSPRPADSAHSSPAPSGGRVEAAVKEVTDHEEHACEFFTDMDHRNMVPRKNRLKDPQFRNALCEDPVLKKRKLGQTEKLESIILECRSVRIGTLRRMVTKPVIFTVEYIQLETEGQEIDVMEKVRLRSSELTSCEWCCVRKLPVLFFQTSDSECQRLRTQLKMSQESGGLWYDCSSENLDEKYIVLIFENGLSMQEQVILEDILVEIGRNNQLAQFPARLSFDEANVRLVQYNKASKEKEKSCPQAKAQKAKPGPSPPTPATTATTANASVTTATANAATASTVTATPAASTETTVQTRFSAPLHGIYDEDDDEDMAELQPTFTGPIIKLIVYPPPPAKGGISVTNEDLHCLNDGEFLNDVIIDFYLKYLFMEKLKKDDACRSHVFSSFFYKRLNQRERRSAPDTTNLPIQKRKHNRVKTWTRHVDLFQKDFIFVPINESAHWYLAVICFPGLERPCVEPNPHYQPQTHSQAQASSPSELGSSVLNDGGMEEPSPHTEPLSFNPEDVNTEAERQDTSHSSGSSCLHRAPEHSCTTHSQRVNGQVQSHFTDGLQRISVCYSSEDPGTFSDDQSSSHDECSEDGALGDDTVTSESLEWASKPTICKQPCILIMDSLRGPARSTVVKTLREYLEVEWEVKKSTHRSFGKDLMKGSSPRVPQQDNFSDCGVYVLQYVESFFENPVPSFHLPMNLLDWFPQQRMKTKREEIKELILKIQSQQQLDRGNSGQDLDVGEVCEDLDIGDALESADLIPPIS
- the senp6a gene encoding sentrin-specific protease 6 isoform X3, with the translated sequence MRLNDGVSLLLHLVSFLSAISVWLRDTNSLNRQHHGINNMANKKSVFIEALDRSEASRDGGFKHSWSFSLSADREEERRNEPSLVTMDQVGGRQDLSPDGVKDAPPLRHFDPMEPIKTYERRNHFKSGNRTGMGKSSEAQHALAISPLPNRTNYLIMSSVPPQGVVVQGRLFQHAHLPSSVRKPVQSNLDLKERSDFTTQRAELDKIILTCPELSDSETPNIKRCVQSKRRPMFESIGKAESLQPDEYFTVCGKCSQRSEDHTKCESCGNPLPTEVPLLPAVPSSPAPRVPERSLPSPGSPSITQLSKSFYGVTSGSRAAHAEMAMNPPARINRGGLLLPHNGAKLIMGKRQPLAKQHELNDPSECCLLNSTVSIRAEPLIVVLSSDEDDEADSSSTGSVNRLDSVSPRPADSAHSSPAPSGGRVEAAVKEVTDHEEHACEFFTDMDHRNMVPRKNRLKDPQFRNALCEDPVLKKRKLGQTEKLESIILECRSVRIGTLRRMVTKPVIFTVEYIQLETEGQEIDVMEKVRLRSSELTSCEWCCVRKLPVLFFQTSDSECQRLRTQLKMSQESGGLWYDCSSENLDEKYIVLIFENGLSMQEQVILEDILVEIGRNNQLAQFPARLSFDEANVRLVQYNKASKEKEKAKAQKAKPGPSPPTPATTATTANASVTTATANAATASTVTATPAASTETTVQTRFSAPLHGIYDEDDDEDMAELQPTFTGPIIKLIVYPPPPAKGGISVTNEDLHCLNDGEFLNDVIIDFYLKYLFMEKLKKDDACRSHVFSSFFYKRLNQRERRSAPDTTNLPIQKRKHNRVKTWTRHVDLFQKDFIFVPINESAHWYLAVICFPGLERPCVEPNPHYQPQTHSQAQASSPSELGSSVLNDGGMEEPSPHTEPLSFNPEDVNTEAERQDTSHSSGSSCLHRAPEHSCTTHSQRVNGQVQSHFTDGLQRISVCYSSEDPGTFSDDQSSSHDECSEDGALGDDTVTSESLEWASKPTICKQPCILIMDSLRGPARSTVVKTLREYLEVEWEVKKSTHRSFGKDLMKGSSPRVPQQDNFSDCGVYVLQYVESFFENPVPSFHLPMNLLDWFPQQRMKTKREEIKELILKIQSQQQLDRGNSGQDLDVGEVCEDLDIGDALESADLIPPIS